The genomic DNA GATCATATCACCGGCATTATCTGATGCCGCCTTCATGGCAACCATACGCGCGGATTGCTCACTGGCCTGATTCTCAACCACGCCCTGATACACCAGTGATTCGATATAGCGCATCATCAACGCATCCATCACCTCTTTGGAATCGGGTTCGTAGATATAATCCCAGTGATGCTTGAGATTTTCATCCTCTACTCGCTGTATCGGTATCAACTGCTTAACCGTGGGCGACTGCGTCATAGTATTAACAAAATCATTATGTGCAATATACAAGGCATCAATCCGACCCTCGTTATGTGCATCCAGCATCACCTTCACACTACCAATCAAGTCCTGAATACTGACCTGATCCTTAATCTGTGTCACCTTGGCAACAATATTGCCACCGTAACGCTTGAAGAACTGTGCCGCCTTGGAGCCGAATACAGTTAGATCAACCTCATAACCCTTAGCATTCCATTCTGCCATGGATCTGGCCACGGTCTTGAACAAATTGGTATTCAAACCACCACACAGGCCACGATCGGTCGAGACCACGATCAAACCCACGCGCTTGATCTCTCGTTCCTGTAAATAAGGATGATGATATTCCGGGTGCGCCAGTGACAGATGCGCCAATACATTGCTCATCTTTTCCGCATAAGGTCGGGAGGCCTGCATGCGTTCCTGTGCCTTACGCATCTTGCTTGCGGCAACCATCTCCATCGCCTTGGTGATCTTCTGAGTATTCTTGATACTCTTGATCTGGGTGCGTATTTCTTTTGCGCCAGCCATTATCTACCAGGCTCCATTGGCCATAAAATCATCCATCAAGGCGGTTAAACCGGTCTTCACTTCATCGGTGTAATCCGCTTCTGAATTGATCTTGTCCATCAAGGCTGAGTGATTGCTGGCCGCATAACTGTGTAGCGCAGCTTCATAGTCAACCACCTTGGTGGGTTCGACCTTATCAATATAACCCTCATTGACAGCAAACAGAGACAGTGACATCTCGGCTACACTCAAAGGCGCATACTGTTTCTGCTTCATCAGTTCGGTTACTCGCTGACCACGTTCCAACTGGGCACGGGTAATATCATCCAGATCCGAGGCAAACTGTGCAAAGGCTGCCAGCTCACGATACTGCGCCAGTGCCAGACGCACACCACCACCTAGCTTCTTAACAATCTTGGTCTGTGCTGCACCACCCACACGAGACACAGAAAGACCGGCATCAATCGCTGGACGAATACCGGCATTAAACAGATCACTCTCCAGGAAGATCTGACCATCGGTAATTGAGATCACATTGGTAGGAACGAAGGCAGATACGTCACCCGCCTGGGTCTCAATAATAGGCAGCGCGGTTAGTGAACCGGTCTTGCCCT from Gammaproteobacteria bacterium includes the following:
- the atpG gene encoding F0F1 ATP synthase subunit gamma, whose product is MAGAKEIRTQIKSIKNTQKITKAMEMVAASKMRKAQERMQASRPYAEKMSNVLAHLSLAHPEYHHPYLQEREIKRVGLIVVSTDRGLCGGLNTNLFKTVARSMAEWNAKGYEVDLTVFGSKAAQFFKRYGGNIVAKVTQIKDQVSIQDLIGSVKVMLDAHNEGRIDALYIAHNDFVNTMTQSPTVKQLIPIQRVEDENLKHHWDYIYEPDSKEVMDALMMRYIESLVYQGVVENQASEQSARMVAMKAASDNAGDMIDELQLVYNKARQAAITQEISEIVSGAAAV